One genomic region from Solwaraspora sp. WMMD792 encodes:
- a CDS encoding PTS sugar transporter subunit IIA: MAEPQSDPGALLERRAVRLTEQAGDRVAAVRRCGEVLVELGAVTEEYIAAMLQREQSISTYVGEGVAIPHGTLAGKEAVRRDALAVLRFPDGVDWAGSPVTVCVAIAARGDGHVELLAALAQILLDPEQARELREATEIDDVLRLLAPVGEESST; this comes from the coding sequence ATGGCTGAACCGCAATCGGACCCCGGCGCTCTGCTCGAGCGCCGGGCCGTCCGGCTGACCGAACAGGCCGGCGACCGGGTCGCCGCCGTGCGCCGCTGCGGCGAAGTGCTGGTCGAGCTCGGTGCGGTCACCGAGGAGTACATCGCCGCGATGCTGCAGCGCGAGCAGTCCATCTCCACCTACGTCGGGGAAGGTGTGGCGATCCCGCACGGCACCCTGGCCGGCAAGGAAGCGGTACGCCGCGACGCGCTCGCCGTGCTGCGCTTCCCCGACGGGGTGGACTGGGCCGGATCCCCGGTCACCGTCTGCGTGGCGATCGCGGCGCGCGGCGACGGCCACGTGGAGCTGCTCGCCGCCCTCGCCCAGATCCTGCTCGACCCGGAACAGGCCCGCGAGTTGCGGGAGGCCACCGAGATCGACGACGTGCTCCGGCTGCTCGCGCCGGTAGGAGAGGAGAGCTCCACATGA
- a CDS encoding PTS mannitol transporter subunit IICB: MATDYTPQVQGTGVKATIQRIGGYLAGMVMPNIGAFIAWGLITALFIPTGWIPNATLAELVDPMILTLLPVLIGYTGGRLVHGQRGAVVGAVATVGIIVGADIPMFLGAMIIGPLTAYLLKLFDGLIEDKIPAGFEMLINNFSAGIIGGGMALVGTWVIGPVVQTVTDAAGSAVDWMVNHSLLPFVSILVEPAKVLFLNNAINHGVFGPLGVAEAATDGDSILFMIESNPGPGLGLLVAFLLFGPRLLRASTPAAIIIHFLGGIHEIYFPYVLMKPRLILAMIAGGAAGVWTFMVTGAGLVATPSPGSIFAYFAVTPRGGWFGVLLGVIISAAVSFAVASVLLGFGRGEGKEPVEENTGPQAVTTDTPAGAHAYHATPTAGTHRPTATEA; this comes from the coding sequence ATGGCCACCGACTACACACCCCAGGTGCAGGGCACCGGGGTAAAGGCCACGATCCAGAGAATCGGCGGCTACCTCGCCGGCATGGTGATGCCCAACATCGGCGCGTTCATCGCCTGGGGTCTGATCACCGCGCTGTTCATCCCCACCGGATGGATCCCCAACGCGACCCTGGCCGAACTCGTCGACCCGATGATCCTGACGCTGCTGCCGGTCCTGATCGGCTACACCGGTGGCCGGCTGGTGCACGGCCAGCGCGGCGCGGTGGTCGGCGCGGTCGCCACGGTCGGCATCATCGTCGGCGCCGACATCCCCATGTTCCTCGGTGCGATGATCATCGGCCCGCTGACCGCGTACCTGCTGAAGCTCTTCGACGGCCTGATCGAGGACAAGATCCCGGCCGGCTTCGAAATGTTGATCAACAACTTCTCCGCCGGCATCATCGGCGGTGGTATGGCGCTGGTCGGCACCTGGGTGATCGGCCCGGTGGTGCAGACCGTCACCGACGCCGCCGGATCCGCGGTGGACTGGATGGTCAATCACAGCCTGCTGCCGTTCGTGTCGATCCTGGTCGAGCCGGCCAAGGTGCTGTTCCTCAACAACGCGATCAACCACGGCGTGTTCGGTCCGCTGGGCGTCGCCGAGGCGGCCACCGACGGCGACTCGATCCTGTTCATGATCGAGTCGAACCCCGGCCCGGGTCTCGGCCTGTTGGTCGCCTTCCTGCTGTTCGGCCCCCGGCTGCTGCGCGCCAGCACCCCGGCAGCGATCATCATCCACTTCCTCGGCGGCATCCACGAGATCTACTTCCCGTACGTGCTGATGAAGCCGCGGCTGATCCTCGCCATGATCGCCGGCGGCGCGGCCGGTGTGTGGACCTTCATGGTCACCGGTGCCGGTCTGGTCGCCACCCCGTCGCCGGGCAGCATCTTCGCCTACTTCGCGGTCACTCCCCGGGGCGGCTGGTTCGGCGTCCTGCTCGGCGTGATCATCTCCGCGGCGGTCTCCTTCGCGGTCGCCTCGGTGCTGCTCGGCTTCGGCCGCGGCGAGGGCAAGGAACCGGTCGAGGAGAACACCGGCCCGCAGGCCGTCACCACGGACACGCCCGCCGGTGCGCACGCGTACCACGCCACCCCGACCGCCGGTACCCACCGGCCGACCGCCACGGAGGCATGA
- a CDS encoding NAD(P)-dependent oxidoreductase translates to MSRTRILLFGSTGLLGRQIHAALTADAVVTAPTRADCDLATTGVAELARLLAAVRPDVVVNCAGRTVGDNAELIRIHLQAVAALAEAMADVVPGTRLVRIGSAAEYGVVPSGRPVGEDDPARPVSPYGFSHLAATQFGELVSTDGRVEVVTLRVFNPVGPGLPVDSALGRAAALLRCGGRSPLAVRLLDTVRDFVDLRDIAAAVRAAALATRLPHRLFNVGSGRPVGVREAVTCLARAAGHSGELGTGEFSPTVNRSAAVPWMCADISRARQVLGWSPSYDLTDSVKALLADHHDGGPHSRR, encoded by the coding sequence TTGAGCCGGACCAGGATCCTGCTCTTCGGCTCCACCGGACTGCTGGGCCGGCAGATCCACGCTGCGCTCACGGCGGACGCGGTGGTGACCGCACCGACCCGGGCCGACTGCGATCTCGCCACGACGGGCGTGGCCGAACTCGCCCGGCTGCTCGCGGCCGTCCGGCCGGACGTCGTGGTCAACTGCGCCGGCCGCACCGTTGGTGACAACGCCGAGCTGATCCGGATCCACCTACAGGCTGTGGCCGCGCTCGCCGAGGCGATGGCCGACGTCGTGCCCGGCACCCGGCTGGTGCGGATCGGCTCCGCCGCCGAGTACGGCGTCGTGCCCAGTGGCCGCCCGGTGGGCGAGGACGATCCGGCCAGGCCGGTGAGCCCGTACGGGTTCAGCCACCTGGCCGCCACCCAGTTCGGCGAACTGGTCAGCACCGACGGACGGGTCGAGGTCGTCACGTTGCGGGTGTTCAACCCGGTCGGGCCGGGCCTGCCGGTGGACAGCGCGCTGGGGCGGGCGGCCGCTCTGCTGCGCTGCGGCGGGCGGTCACCGCTGGCGGTGCGGCTGCTGGACACCGTGCGCGACTTCGTCGACCTGCGCGACATCGCCGCCGCGGTCCGCGCCGCCGCGCTCGCCACCCGCCTGCCGCACCGGCTGTTCAACGTGGGCAGCGGGCGGCCGGTCGGGGTCCGGGAGGCGGTCACCTGTCTGGCCCGGGCCGCTGGTCACAGCGGCGAACTCGGTACGGGGGAGTTTTCCCCGACGGTGAACCGGTCCGCCGCCGTCCCCTGGATGTGCGCGGACATCAGCCGTGCCCGGCAGGTGCTCGGCTGGTCACCCAGCTACGACCTGACGGACTCGGTGAAGGCCCTGCTTGCGGATCACCACGACGGTGGCCCCCACAGCCGCAGATAG
- a CDS encoding alpha/beta hydrolase translates to MRFVLVHGSWHDGSCWDGVRQVLTAAGHEVHAPTLPGNGAAADPTVTFARTAGAVAELIRRADLRDVVLVGHSLGGAVVQAVAVAVPDRLRRLVFHNAYVLADGDTIFQHVPPSAAAAFTSLATPEGTLMLPYEAFRAFISDADEQTARAAYARLTPEPLARAAEPVALPGFADLPVPRSYLYAVDDVAFPPDEFRWHPGQSQRLGEFRLVEMPGSHEVLFTDPQSLAAKLVEAAAD, encoded by the coding sequence ATGCGTTTCGTTCTCGTCCACGGATCCTGGCACGACGGCAGCTGCTGGGACGGCGTCCGGCAGGTACTCACCGCCGCCGGACACGAGGTCCACGCGCCCACCCTGCCGGGCAACGGCGCCGCCGCCGACCCGACGGTGACCTTCGCACGCACCGCCGGTGCCGTCGCCGAACTGATCAGGCGGGCCGACCTGCGCGACGTGGTGCTCGTCGGACACAGCCTCGGCGGTGCGGTCGTGCAGGCCGTCGCGGTCGCCGTACCGGACCGGCTCCGCCGCCTGGTGTTCCACAACGCGTACGTCCTCGCCGATGGCGACACCATCTTCCAGCATGTGCCGCCGTCGGCCGCCGCCGCCTTCACCAGCCTGGCCACCCCGGAAGGCACCCTGATGCTGCCGTACGAGGCGTTCCGAGCGTTCATCAGCGACGCCGACGAGCAGACCGCCCGCGCCGCCTACGCGCGGCTGACCCCGGAGCCACTGGCCCGGGCCGCGGAACCGGTCGCGCTGCCCGGGTTCGCCGACCTGCCGGTCCCCCGTTCGTACCTGTACGCGGTCGACGACGTCGCGTTCCCGCCAGACGAGTTCCGTTGGCATCCCGGCCAGTCGCAGCGGCTCGGCGAGTTCCGGCTGGTCGAGATGCCGGGTTCACACGAGGTCCTGTTCACCGATCCGCAGTCGCTGGCGGCGAAGCTGGTCGAGGCGGCGGCGGACTGA
- a CDS encoding amidase, with protein MELLDGSIIELTAAVRSGRVHAREVVEAAVRRIEERDAGLNAVVAVDSEPALRRLAAAGGRPVGPLAGLPYLVKDLHAEVAGFPLTRGSRLAVGLAPAGTSTLLRRLEQAGALIIGRTNSPEFGLNITTEPVLHGPTRNPWRPDRSAGGSSGGAAVAVAAGMVPAAHASDSGGSIRIPSAWCGVIGFKPTRGRNPAGPYRVDDWSGLSHEHAITRTVADSALLLAVSSGLAAGEPYPVDGVQWTGAVGSTGPGRALRVGLLTEAPDGTPVHPAYRGAAESVAAELAAAGHRVVPVGPVEPAGRLGPVLGAVIAGHLATAVDDICAATGRYAGPDTLEPAVLDLVERGRRADARTQVRATMALRRLAGELAAVLDGVDLLLSPTTARPAPPLGQLHTDRPAGELFREIFAISPFVGMFNVTGGPAISLPWGRDDAGMPIGVQLGARPGDDRTVLAVAAALEATRPDLVRPGPAPAGTGHGDPA; from the coding sequence TTGGAGCTACTGGACGGGTCGATCATCGAGCTGACCGCCGCCGTACGGTCCGGCCGGGTGCACGCCCGGGAGGTCGTCGAGGCGGCGGTACGCCGCATCGAGGAGCGTGACGCCGGGCTCAACGCGGTGGTGGCGGTCGACTCCGAACCGGCGCTGCGTCGCCTGGCCGCCGCCGGTGGCCGACCGGTCGGACCGCTGGCCGGGCTGCCGTACCTGGTCAAGGACCTGCACGCCGAGGTCGCCGGCTTTCCGCTGACCCGGGGTAGCCGGCTGGCCGTCGGCCTGGCACCGGCCGGTACGAGCACGTTGCTGCGCCGCCTGGAACAGGCCGGAGCGCTGATCATCGGACGGACCAACTCGCCGGAGTTCGGGCTGAACATCACCACCGAGCCGGTGCTGCACGGGCCGACCCGCAACCCGTGGCGGCCGGACCGGTCCGCCGGTGGCTCCAGCGGCGGCGCGGCCGTGGCGGTTGCCGCGGGGATGGTGCCGGCGGCGCACGCCAGCGACAGCGGCGGGTCCATCCGGATCCCGTCGGCCTGGTGCGGCGTCATCGGCTTCAAGCCGACCCGAGGCCGCAACCCGGCCGGGCCGTACCGGGTGGACGACTGGTCGGGGCTCAGCCACGAGCACGCCATCACCCGCACCGTCGCGGACTCCGCGTTGTTGCTGGCCGTCAGCAGCGGGTTGGCCGCCGGCGAGCCGTACCCGGTGGACGGTGTCCAGTGGACTGGTGCGGTCGGTTCGACGGGTCCCGGCCGGGCCCTGCGGGTCGGGCTGCTCACCGAGGCACCCGACGGCACCCCGGTACATCCGGCGTACCGGGGTGCCGCCGAGTCCGTCGCAGCCGAGCTGGCCGCCGCCGGTCACCGGGTGGTCCCGGTCGGGCCGGTGGAGCCGGCCGGCCGGCTCGGCCCGGTGCTCGGTGCGGTCATCGCCGGCCACCTGGCCACCGCGGTCGACGACATCTGCGCCGCCACCGGACGGTACGCCGGGCCGGACACTCTGGAACCGGCGGTGCTCGACCTCGTCGAGCGGGGCCGGCGGGCCGATGCCCGTACCCAGGTCCGGGCGACGATGGCACTGCGCCGGCTCGCCGGTGAGCTGGCTGCCGTCCTCGACGGCGTCGACCTGCTGCTCAGCCCGACCACCGCGCGGCCGGCACCACCGCTCGGGCAGCTGCACACCGACCGGCCGGCCGGCGAGCTGTTTCGAGAGATCTTCGCGATCTCGCCGTTCGTGGGAATGTTCAACGTGACCGGCGGGCCGGCGATCAGTCTGCCCTGGGGGCGCGACGACGCCGGGATGCCGATCGGGGTGCAGCTCGGCGCGCGGCCGGGCGACGACCGCACCGTCCTCGCCGTGGCGGCGGCGTTGGAGGCGACCCGGCCCGACCTGGTCAGGCCCGGCCCCGCCCCGGCGGGCACGGGTCACGGCGACCCGGCCTGA
- a CDS encoding HPr family phosphocarrier protein, with amino-acid sequence MPTRTVTVGSASGLHARPAALFVAAAATAPVPVMISTAGRPAVPARSMLSVLSLGAKQGTEVTLEADGDGADAALDELAALLARDLDAEPGGDGAGATAAGRG; translated from the coding sequence ATGCCTACCCGTACCGTCACCGTCGGCTCCGCCAGCGGACTGCACGCCCGGCCCGCCGCGTTGTTCGTCGCCGCCGCCGCCACCGCGCCGGTGCCGGTGATGATCAGCACCGCCGGTCGGCCGGCGGTGCCGGCCCGCAGCATGCTCTCGGTGCTCTCCCTCGGCGCGAAGCAGGGTACCGAGGTGACCCTGGAAGCCGACGGTGACGGCGCCGACGCCGCGCTCGACGAGCTTGCCGCGTTGCTCGCCCGCGACCTCGACGCCGAGCCCGGCGGTGACGGCGCCGGTGCCACGGCGGCCGGTCGTGGCTGA
- a CDS encoding AraC family transcriptional regulator → MPLRRQGFDGPAGLREFNSALRHTLVQQTVTIRDPSRFRARITEVPLGPLRLISAAVAALHSSRRPHDTTGPDAADGVFLLLGQRATGSITHRGGTDPIGPDRLVVVPGSEAFDVDYPAPAHVLFVALPRALVTARFPGLDGPVRSAALDPVGRALCRQLPHLMNAAAAARAGQRPAVAAMVDTTLTATLHGAGVAVDADPVAALRTAAERLIEHSLAEPALSVPWLARRLAVSPRQLHRAFAADGTTPHRWIQQRRLDACAIALAGSDVPVAQLAHRYGFASASHLGALFRTRYGAPPARWRSEQRAGRPAGHSGQDPDSDPARRR, encoded by the coding sequence GTGCCGCTGCGACGCCAGGGTTTCGACGGGCCGGCCGGGCTGCGCGAGTTCAACTCCGCGCTGCGACACACCCTGGTGCAGCAGACCGTCACGATCCGCGATCCGAGCCGGTTCCGTGCCCGCATCACCGAGGTGCCACTGGGACCCTTGCGGCTCATCTCCGCCGCGGTCGCCGCGCTGCACTCCTCCCGCCGACCGCACGACACCACCGGACCCGACGCCGCGGACGGGGTGTTCCTGCTACTCGGCCAGCGGGCCACCGGCAGCATCACGCATCGGGGCGGCACCGACCCGATCGGCCCGGACCGGCTGGTCGTCGTCCCCGGCTCAGAGGCGTTCGACGTCGACTACCCGGCACCGGCCCACGTGCTGTTCGTGGCGCTGCCCCGCGCACTCGTCACGGCCCGCTTCCCCGGCCTCGACGGGCCGGTGCGCTCCGCGGCGTTGGACCCGGTGGGCCGGGCGTTGTGCCGGCAGTTGCCGCACCTGATGAACGCTGCCGCAGCCGCCAGGGCCGGGCAGCGGCCAGCGGTCGCCGCCATGGTCGACACCACCCTCACCGCCACGCTGCACGGTGCCGGCGTCGCCGTCGACGCCGACCCGGTGGCCGCGCTGCGCACCGCGGCGGAACGGCTGATCGAGCACTCGCTGGCCGAACCGGCGTTGTCGGTGCCGTGGTTGGCCCGCCGGCTGGCGGTGTCCCCGCGGCAGCTGCACCGGGCGTTCGCCGCCGACGGCACCACCCCGCACCGCTGGATCCAGCAGCGTCGGCTGGACGCCTGCGCCATCGCGCTCGCCGGGTCCGACGTCCCGGTCGCGCAGCTCGCCCACCGGTACGGCTTCGCGTCGGCGTCGCATCTTGGAGCACTCTTCCGCACCCGGTACGGCGCCCCGCCCGCGCGGTGGCGCAGCGAGCAACGCGCCGGCCGACCGGCCGGCCACAGCGGGCAGGATCCCGACAGCGATCCGGCGCGACGGCGATAA
- a CDS encoding PTS lactose transporter subunit IIB — protein MATIDAQSIRKVVVACDAGMGSSVMLASQLRKQLKKQQVTVEHTPVNSIPADADVIVCHQGLADRARVSAPGKVVVPVQIFLGDPAVARLVAAVQQGGQLDG, from the coding sequence ATGGCCACCATCGACGCCCAGAGCATCCGCAAGGTCGTCGTCGCCTGCGACGCCGGCATGGGCAGCAGCGTCATGCTCGCCAGCCAACTGCGCAAGCAGCTCAAGAAGCAGCAGGTGACCGTCGAGCACACCCCGGTCAACTCCATTCCGGCCGACGCCGACGTCATTGTCTGCCACCAAGGGCTGGCCGACCGGGCCCGCGTCAGCGCACCCGGCAAGGTGGTCGTCCCGGTGCAGATCTTCCTCGGCGACCCGGCCGTCGCCCGGCTGGTGGCCGCAGTGCAGCAGGGCGGCCAACTCGATGGCTGA
- a CDS encoding sugar transferase: MTSPAACLAAEPTMPTSRPRRYDRVKRVFDVVGAATALVVGAPLLAGVALLILATLGRPVFFRQVRPGRDGELFEMVKFRTMLKVDPARGLVTDADRLTPVGRWLRASSLDELPELWNVLRGEMSLVGPRPHLVKYLEIYTPWQARRHEVRPGITGLAQVRGRNELAWEDKFAYDIEYVDNRSLRLDLRILVETVRVVLRREGIAAPGAVTWHEFTGTPTPPDPVPAAGPVPAAAPDGSAATSRRPRGDLAGRCRS, encoded by the coding sequence ATGACCTCGCCAGCGGCCTGCCTCGCAGCCGAACCGACGATGCCGACCAGTCGTCCCCGCCGCTACGACCGGGTCAAGCGGGTGTTCGACGTCGTGGGCGCGGCGACCGCCCTGGTCGTCGGCGCGCCGCTGTTGGCGGGGGTCGCCCTGCTCATCCTCGCTACGCTGGGCCGGCCGGTGTTCTTCCGGCAGGTGCGACCCGGCCGGGACGGCGAACTCTTCGAGATGGTCAAGTTTCGCACCATGCTCAAGGTGGATCCGGCCCGCGGCCTGGTCACCGACGCCGACCGGCTCACGCCGGTCGGCCGCTGGCTGCGCGCCAGCAGCCTCGACGAACTGCCCGAGTTGTGGAACGTCCTGCGCGGTGAGATGAGCCTGGTCGGCCCGCGTCCCCACCTGGTGAAGTACCTGGAGATCTACACGCCCTGGCAGGCCCGACGGCATGAGGTGCGACCCGGAATCACCGGCCTGGCCCAGGTCCGCGGCCGCAACGAGCTGGCCTGGGAGGACAAGTTCGCCTACGACATCGAGTACGTGGACAATCGCAGTCTCCGGCTCGACCTGCGGATCCTGGTCGAGACCGTCCGGGTGGTGCTGCGCCGGGAAGGGATCGCCGCGCCGGGGGCGGTCACCTGGCACGAGTTCACCGGGACCCCGACGCCGCCGGACCCGGTCCCGGCGGCCGGCCCGGTCCCGGCCGCCGCGCCCGACGGTTCGGCAGCAACCTCCCGTCGACCCCGCGGTGACCTGGCCGGCCGGTGCCGCAGTTGA
- a CDS encoding DeoR/GlpR family DNA-binding transcription regulator, with the protein MYAEERQQEIVRLARADGRVDVTALAESLNVTAETIRRDLTTLERAGVLRRVHGGAIPVERIGFEPALATRDAVLTTEKERIAKAALAELPHEGAIILDAGTTTARLAAILPADRELTVVINSPALATVLGARSNLNVLLLGGRVRGRTMATVDDWALRPLADVYVDVAFIGTNGCSVERGLTTPDPAEAAVKRAMIGAARRSVVLADHTKIGNDYLARFGRLADIDTLITDNGLNADLVAEVEAAGPRVVRA; encoded by the coding sequence ATGTACGCCGAGGAACGGCAGCAGGAGATCGTCCGGCTGGCCCGGGCCGACGGGCGGGTCGACGTGACCGCGCTCGCCGAGTCACTCAACGTGACCGCCGAGACGATCCGGCGCGATCTCACCACCCTCGAGCGGGCCGGCGTACTGCGTCGGGTGCACGGCGGTGCGATCCCGGTCGAACGGATCGGCTTCGAGCCCGCGCTCGCCACCCGGGACGCGGTGCTGACCACCGAGAAGGAACGGATCGCCAAGGCCGCGCTGGCCGAGCTGCCCCACGAGGGCGCGATCATCCTGGACGCCGGCACCACCACCGCCCGGCTGGCCGCGATCCTGCCGGCCGACCGGGAACTCACGGTCGTGATCAACTCGCCGGCGCTGGCCACCGTCCTCGGTGCCCGCAGCAACCTCAACGTCCTGCTGCTGGGCGGCCGGGTACGCGGTCGCACGATGGCCACCGTCGACGACTGGGCGCTTCGTCCACTCGCCGACGTGTACGTCGACGTGGCCTTCATCGGCACCAACGGCTGTTCCGTCGAGCGTGGTCTGACCACACCGGACCCGGCCGAGGCGGCGGTCAAGCGGGCCATGATCGGCGCCGCCCGCCGGTCGGTCGTGCTGGCCGACCACACCAAGATCGGCAACGACTACCTGGCCCGGTTCGGCCGGCTCGCCGACATCGACACGCTGATCACCGACAACGGCCTCAACGCGGACCTCGTCGCCGAGGTAGAAGCGGCCGGGCCACGGGTGGTACGGGCATGA
- a CDS encoding zinc-dependent dehydrogenase codes for MKVVRFHSPGDVRIEEAPQPQPGPGDVLIRVRACSTCGTDVKIRNYGHHHIAPPRVMGHEIAGEVVEVGAEVTGWQAGDRVQVIAAIPCGTCGECRRGRMTVCPNQESMGYHYDGGFAEHMVVPAKVLAVDGLNRIPDGVSYAEASVAEPLACVLNGQNLARVGPGDDVVIMGSGPIGCLHVRLARSRGAARVFLVDVNRERLDLAAALVHPDATVCGAETDVIDEIKKLTDGRGADVVITATAAGVAQEQALQMTARQGRISFFGGLPKDKPVIACDSNLVHYRELTIVGANGSSPSHNAEALALIASGAVPVADLITHRLPLDRALDAFDVVARGEAIKVTIEP; via the coding sequence ATGAAGGTCGTCCGGTTCCACTCCCCCGGCGACGTCCGGATCGAGGAGGCACCGCAGCCGCAGCCCGGCCCCGGCGACGTGTTGATCCGCGTCCGGGCCTGTTCGACCTGCGGCACCGACGTCAAGATCCGCAACTACGGTCATCACCACATCGCCCCGCCCCGGGTGATGGGCCACGAGATCGCCGGCGAGGTCGTCGAGGTCGGCGCCGAGGTCACCGGGTGGCAGGCTGGCGACCGGGTCCAGGTGATCGCGGCCATCCCGTGCGGCACCTGCGGCGAGTGCCGGCGCGGCCGGATGACGGTCTGCCCCAACCAGGAGTCGATGGGCTACCACTACGACGGTGGGTTCGCCGAGCACATGGTGGTCCCGGCCAAGGTGCTCGCCGTCGACGGGCTCAACCGCATCCCGGACGGGGTCAGCTACGCCGAGGCGTCGGTGGCCGAGCCGCTCGCCTGCGTACTCAACGGGCAGAACCTGGCCCGGGTCGGCCCGGGCGACGACGTCGTCATCATGGGCTCCGGCCCGATCGGCTGCCTGCACGTACGGCTGGCCCGCTCGCGCGGCGCCGCCCGGGTCTTCCTGGTCGACGTCAACCGGGAGCGGCTCGACCTGGCCGCCGCGCTGGTGCATCCCGACGCCACCGTCTGCGGTGCCGAAACCGACGTGATCGACGAGATCAAGAAGTTGACCGACGGACGCGGCGCCGACGTGGTGATCACCGCGACCGCCGCCGGTGTCGCCCAGGAACAGGCGTTGCAGATGACCGCCCGGCAGGGCCGGATCAGCTTCTTCGGCGGTCTACCCAAGGACAAGCCGGTCATCGCCTGCGACTCCAACCTGGTGCACTACCGGGAGCTGACCATCGTCGGCGCCAACGGCTCCAGCCCGTCGCACAACGCCGAGGCGCTCGCCCTGATCGCCAGCGGCGCGGTACCGGTCGCCGATCTGATCACTCACCGGCTGCCGTTGGACCGGGCCCTCGACGCCTTCGACGTGGTCGCCCGGGGCGAAGCCATCAAAGTCACCATCGAGCCCTGA
- the pfkB gene encoding 1-phosphofructokinase: MILTLTLNPSLDRAVEIDDLVRGEVIRATGARLDPGGKGVNVSRALLANGVPSVAVLPCGGDEGGQLVRLLAAEGVEVVAVPIAGRTRSNITLAEPDGTVTKVNEPGPTLSREEFDAITARLLDTAHQADWVVVCGSLPPGLPVDGFTALCRQLLDAGLRLAVDTSGPPLRAAAEAGADLVKPNREELAEAVGRPLDGLGDVVHAARQVRAWGAGTVLASLGAQGAVLVDADGVRTGDSPVDQPRSTVGAGDALLAGFLAAGASGPDALAEGLAWGAAAVSLPGSRMPGPADLRRHTVRLHPRPDDLQQLVTQG, from the coding sequence ATGATCCTCACCCTCACCCTCAACCCCAGTCTGGACCGCGCCGTCGAGATCGACGACCTGGTCCGCGGCGAGGTCATCCGGGCCACCGGTGCCCGCCTGGACCCCGGTGGCAAAGGCGTCAACGTGTCCCGGGCGCTGCTCGCCAACGGCGTACCGTCGGTCGCCGTGCTGCCCTGCGGCGGCGACGAGGGCGGTCAACTCGTCCGGCTGCTGGCCGCCGAGGGGGTCGAGGTGGTCGCCGTGCCGATCGCCGGGCGGACCCGGTCCAACATCACCCTCGCCGAGCCGGACGGCACCGTCACCAAGGTCAACGAGCCCGGGCCGACCCTGAGCCGGGAGGAGTTCGACGCGATCACCGCCCGGCTGCTGGACACCGCGCACCAGGCCGACTGGGTGGTGGTCTGCGGCAGTCTGCCACCGGGACTGCCGGTGGACGGGTTCACCGCGCTGTGCCGGCAGTTGCTCGACGCCGGGCTCCGGCTCGCCGTCGACACCAGCGGCCCACCGCTGCGGGCCGCCGCCGAGGCCGGAGCCGATTTGGTCAAACCCAACCGGGAGGAGCTGGCCGAGGCCGTCGGGCGGCCGCTGGACGGCCTCGGCGACGTGGTCCACGCCGCCCGACAGGTCCGCGCCTGGGGTGCCGGCACCGTGCTGGCCAGCCTCGGGGCGCAGGGTGCCGTGCTGGTCGACGCCGACGGGGTGCGCACCGGCGACTCCCCCGTCGACCAGCCGCGCAGCACGGTCGGCGCCGGTGACGCGCTGCTCGCCGGTTTCCTCGCCGCAGGTGCCAGCGGGCCGGACGCCCTCGCCGAAGGGCTGGCCTGGGGGGCGGCGGCGGTCAGCCTGCCGGGCAGCCGGATGCCGGGGCCGGCCGACCTGCGCCGGCACACCGTACGACTGCACCCCCGACCGGATGACCTGCAACAACTCGTCACCCAAGGATGA